One stretch of Burkholderia pyrrocinia DNA includes these proteins:
- a CDS encoding MFS transporter produces MTALDAAAGRSPAAPAHSAELDRTYKKVFWRIVPFLMLCYVVAYLDRVNVGFAKLQMSQDLAFSETVFGLGAGIFFLGYFLFELPSNLLMHRLGARIWIARIMITWGLLSALFAFVKTPTQFYVLRFLLGLAEAGFYPGVILYLTYWFPSHRRAKIIAVFMSAIPVSGIFGNPLSGWIMERFHGGSGFHGWQWMFMIEAVPAVLIGIATILYLDNSIRGAKWLDEREKQLLEDEIAAQPQEQQQHGHSLKAVFSDPRMWWMSLIYFAFVTGQYGLTFWMPTLVKSTGITDTLQIGLLSAIPFVVAIVVMNLFGHSADKRRERRWHLIVPALMGAVGFAVAASYSHNTVVSIVFLSLAAGGVLTCAPLFWSLPTAFLAGSAAAAGIAIINSIGNLAGFASPYVIGYLKDATHSTSSGMYVLAAMLVIGAIAVWLTPAKLVNR; encoded by the coding sequence ATGACTGCTCTTGACGCGGCCGCAGGCCGCTCGCCCGCCGCGCCCGCCCATTCGGCCGAACTCGACCGCACCTACAAGAAAGTGTTCTGGCGCATCGTGCCGTTCCTGATGCTCTGCTACGTGGTCGCGTATCTCGACCGCGTGAACGTCGGCTTCGCGAAGCTGCAGATGTCGCAGGATCTCGCATTCAGCGAAACCGTGTTCGGCCTCGGCGCGGGCATCTTCTTCCTCGGCTACTTTCTGTTCGAACTGCCAAGCAACCTGCTGATGCACCGCCTCGGCGCGCGCATCTGGATCGCGCGGATCATGATCACGTGGGGCCTGCTGTCCGCGCTGTTCGCGTTCGTGAAGACGCCGACGCAGTTCTACGTGCTGCGCTTCCTGCTCGGCCTCGCGGAAGCCGGCTTCTACCCCGGCGTGATCCTGTACCTCACGTACTGGTTCCCGTCGCACCGCCGCGCGAAGATCATCGCGGTGTTCATGTCCGCGATCCCCGTATCGGGCATCTTCGGCAATCCGCTGTCGGGCTGGATCATGGAGCGCTTCCACGGCGGCTCGGGCTTCCACGGCTGGCAATGGATGTTCATGATCGAAGCCGTGCCGGCCGTGCTCATCGGCATCGCGACGATCCTGTATCTCGACAACAGCATCCGCGGCGCGAAGTGGCTCGACGAGCGCGAGAAGCAGCTCCTCGAAGACGAAATCGCCGCGCAGCCGCAGGAACAGCAGCAGCACGGCCATTCGCTGAAGGCCGTGTTCTCGGACCCGCGCATGTGGTGGATGTCGCTGATCTACTTCGCGTTCGTCACGGGCCAGTACGGCCTCACGTTCTGGATGCCGACGCTCGTGAAATCGACCGGCATCACCGATACGCTGCAGATCGGCCTGCTGTCCGCGATCCCGTTCGTCGTCGCGATCGTCGTGATGAACCTGTTCGGTCACAGCGCGGACAAGCGCCGCGAACGCCGCTGGCACCTGATCGTGCCCGCGCTGATGGGCGCGGTCGGGTTTGCGGTCGCCGCGTCGTACTCGCACAATACGGTGGTGTCGATCGTGTTCCTGTCGCTCGCGGCGGGCGGCGTGCTGACCTGCGCTCCGCTGTTCTGGTCGCTGCCGACCGCGTTCCTCGCGGGCTCCGCGGCCGCGGCCGGGATCGCGATCATCAACTCGATCGGCAACCTCGCCGGTTTCGCGAGCCCCTACGTGATCGGCTACCTGAAGGACGCCACGCACAGCACGTCGTCCGGCATGTACGTGCTGGCGGCGATGCTCGTGATCGGCGCGATCGCCGTGTGGCTCACGCCCGCGAAACTCGTGAACCGCTGA
- the otnI gene encoding 2-oxo-tetronate isomerase yields MPRFAANLSMMYNEHAFLERFAAAAYDGFKAVEYLFPYDFAAEDIRARLDSHNLEQALFNAPPGDWAAGERGIASLPGREDEFRRGIDQALDYARVLGNKKLHVMAGMVAPGADRARHRDTYLSNLRHAVQAAAPRGVTILIEPINQRDMPGYFLSRQDDAQAICAEVGAPNLKVQFDCYHCQIVEGDLAMKLKRDFAGIGHIQIAGVPERHEPDLGELNYPYLFELIDALGYDGWIGCEYRPKAGTSAGLGWLKPYL; encoded by the coding sequence ATGCCACGCTTCGCCGCCAACCTCTCGATGATGTACAACGAGCACGCGTTCCTCGAACGCTTCGCCGCTGCCGCCTACGACGGCTTCAAGGCCGTCGAGTACCTGTTCCCGTACGACTTCGCGGCCGAGGACATCCGTGCACGCCTCGACTCGCACAACCTCGAACAGGCGCTGTTCAACGCGCCGCCGGGCGACTGGGCCGCGGGCGAACGCGGCATCGCGTCGCTGCCGGGCCGCGAGGACGAATTCCGGCGCGGCATCGACCAGGCGCTCGACTATGCGCGCGTGCTCGGCAACAAGAAGCTGCACGTGATGGCCGGCATGGTCGCGCCGGGCGCCGACCGCGCACGCCATCGCGACACCTACCTGTCGAACCTGCGGCATGCGGTGCAGGCAGCCGCCCCGCGCGGCGTCACGATCCTGATCGAGCCGATCAACCAGCGCGACATGCCCGGCTATTTCCTGAGCCGCCAGGACGACGCGCAGGCGATCTGCGCGGAAGTCGGCGCGCCGAACCTGAAGGTGCAGTTCGACTGCTACCACTGCCAGATCGTCGAAGGCGATCTCGCGATGAAGCTCAAGCGCGATTTCGCGGGCATCGGCCACATCCAGATCGCGGGCGTGCCCGAGCGCCACGAGCCGGATCTCGGCGAACTCAACTACCCGTATCTGTTCGAGCTGATCGACGCGCTCGGCTACGACGGCTGGATCGGCTGCGAATACCGCCCGAAGGCCGGCACGTCGGCCGGCCTCGGCTGGCTCAAGCCGTACCTGTGA
- the denD gene encoding D-erythronate dehydrogenase: MKVLITGGAGFLGQRLARKLLERGELTGLDGRTSKIDELVLLDVVKGSDFGDARVTSIVGDIADRAVLESAIDTQTGAIFHLAAIVSGQAEADFDLGMRINLDASRTLLEVCRARGHQPRVVFTSSVAVYGGALPDVVQDDTALNPQSSYGAEKAIAELLLCDYARRGFVDGRVLRLPTISVRPGRPNAAASSFASGIIREPLNGEESVCPVPGSTRLWLLSPRGAIEALVAGCEIDSAKLGNKRVINLPGLSVSVDEMIEALREVAGNDVVKLIRHAPDERVEKIVGSWPGRWDTTRAEALGLKGDTSFADVIRSHIADERR, translated from the coding sequence ATGAAAGTACTGATCACCGGCGGCGCCGGCTTTCTCGGCCAGCGTCTCGCGCGCAAGCTGCTCGAGCGCGGCGAACTGACCGGCCTCGACGGGCGGACCAGCAAGATCGACGAGCTGGTGCTGCTCGACGTCGTCAAGGGCAGCGATTTCGGCGATGCGCGTGTGACGTCGATCGTCGGCGACATCGCCGATCGCGCGGTGCTCGAAAGCGCGATCGACACGCAGACCGGTGCGATCTTCCACCTCGCGGCGATCGTCAGCGGGCAGGCCGAAGCCGATTTCGATCTCGGCATGCGGATCAACCTCGACGCATCGCGCACGCTGCTCGAAGTGTGCCGCGCCCGCGGCCACCAGCCGCGCGTCGTGTTTACGAGCTCCGTCGCGGTGTACGGCGGCGCACTGCCCGACGTCGTGCAGGACGACACCGCGCTGAACCCGCAATCGTCATATGGCGCCGAGAAGGCGATCGCCGAACTGCTGCTGTGCGACTACGCGCGGCGCGGCTTCGTCGACGGCCGCGTGCTGCGGCTGCCGACCATCAGCGTGCGGCCCGGCCGCCCGAACGCGGCTGCTTCGTCGTTCGCGAGCGGCATCATCCGCGAGCCGCTGAACGGCGAGGAAAGCGTGTGCCCGGTACCGGGTTCGACGCGGCTGTGGCTGCTGTCGCCGCGCGGCGCGATCGAAGCGCTCGTCGCGGGCTGCGAGATCGACAGCGCGAAGCTCGGCAACAAGCGCGTGATCAACCTGCCCGGCCTGTCGGTGTCGGTCGACGAGATGATCGAAGCGCTGCGCGAAGTCGCGGGCAACGACGTCGTGAAGCTGATCCGCCATGCGCCCGACGAGCGCGTCGAAAAGATCGTCGGCAGCTGGCCGGGCCGCTGGGACACGACGCGCGCGGAAGCGCTCGGGCTGAAGGGCGACACGTCGTTCGCGGACGTGATCCGCAGCCATATCGCCGACGAACGGCGCTGA
- a CDS encoding lysylphosphatidylglycerol synthase domain-containing protein, translated as MTTQTNTANADAERVSARHDARLRHAGRAAALAGLALAVWLIWREHPLEILHRLRVAGAGLLVAALAHVLPMLANAWDWRMLIRGPRRPSFGAMLKLVWIRESINGLLPVARIGGEIVSFGLLRQAGVRPATIVASLVADMQLTLISQLVFALIAIGYVLEHVSSDAAQVAAHLAIGMAALVPVLLLFALVQHARPFERAMRAVNRITSGKVVALVGESARTDQSIRMIWRKTGIVVRYLGIWQTLQFAGYALEIWLALYFLGADPTFAQALAIEALIQLVSSIAFVMPGGLGVQEGGFVLIGGLLGFDAPTCLALAGARRVRDLLFYLPGLLAWQWAAGSANRQGGTKRASPSIGESARPR; from the coding sequence ATGACGACGCAGACGAACACCGCCAACGCCGACGCGGAACGCGTGTCCGCGCGTCACGACGCACGGCTGCGACATGCGGGACGCGCGGCGGCGCTGGCCGGGCTGGCGCTCGCGGTGTGGCTGATCTGGCGCGAGCATCCGCTGGAGATCCTGCATCGGCTGCGGGTCGCCGGCGCCGGGCTGCTCGTCGCCGCGTTGGCCCACGTTCTGCCGATGCTCGCGAATGCGTGGGACTGGCGGATGCTGATCCGCGGCCCGCGCCGGCCGTCGTTCGGGGCGATGCTGAAGCTCGTGTGGATCCGCGAATCGATCAACGGGCTGTTGCCGGTCGCGCGGATCGGCGGCGAGATCGTGTCGTTCGGGCTGTTGCGGCAGGCGGGCGTGCGGCCGGCGACCATCGTGGCCAGCCTCGTCGCGGACATGCAGCTCACGCTGATCAGCCAGCTGGTGTTCGCGCTGATCGCGATCGGCTACGTGCTCGAACACGTATCGTCCGACGCCGCGCAGGTGGCCGCGCACCTCGCCATCGGCATGGCGGCGCTGGTTCCGGTGCTGCTGCTGTTCGCGCTGGTGCAGCATGCGCGGCCGTTCGAGCGCGCGATGCGCGCGGTCAACCGGATCACGAGCGGCAAGGTGGTCGCGCTGGTCGGCGAATCGGCACGCACCGATCAGTCGATCCGGATGATCTGGAGAAAGACCGGCATCGTCGTGCGCTATCTGGGGATCTGGCAGACGCTGCAGTTTGCGGGTTATGCGCTGGAAATCTGGCTCGCGCTTTACTTCCTCGGCGCCGATCCGACCTTTGCGCAGGCGCTCGCGATCGAGGCACTGATCCAGCTCGTGAGCAGCATCGCGTTCGTGATGCCGGGTGGTTTGGGCGTGCAGGAGGGCGGGTTCGTGCTGATCGGCGGGCTGCTCGGGTTCGACGCGCCGACCTGTCTCGCGCTGGCCGGCGCCCGCCGCGTGCGCGATCTGCTGTTCTATCTGCCGGGCTTGCTGGCGTGGCAGTGGGCGGCCGGTTCGGCGAACCGGCAGGGCGGCACGAAGCGCGCGTCGCCGAGCATCGGGGAATCCGCCAGGCCGCGCTGA
- the hpnI gene encoding bacteriohopanetetrol glucosamine biosynthesis glycosyltransferase HpnI, with the protein MVLLHVLHALAGALSIVCGLGVLLGIAYTITASVLVGRFFSRAAAVPRDYPGVTVAKPLHGDEWDLVQHLESYFVQDYPGPVQHLFGVHDAGDAALAAVETLRARYPDANIKVVADARLYGPNRKVANLVNMLEHAEHSVLCLADSDVLVGRDYLSAVVGALQQPEVGIVTSVYRGVASPGFWPGVAVAMTNYHFLPGVITGLFIGRARPCFGQTIAITRATLERIGGLARFAHHLAEDHALGEAVRQVGAQVVIPPFVVGHACVEETFAKLYAHELRWSCTIRAADRLGHAGSVLMHPVPLALLAVLFSGGTSAACWLTVAALAARALLMLKTSRATCAGLRGALWLPFVDLLQFMVFVASFFSSHVVWRGTRFRVDREGLLSPAGES; encoded by the coding sequence ATGGTTTTGCTGCATGTGCTGCACGCGCTGGCCGGGGCACTGTCGATCGTCTGCGGGCTGGGCGTGTTGCTGGGCATTGCCTACACGATCACGGCCAGCGTGCTGGTCGGCAGGTTCTTTTCCCGGGCGGCGGCGGTGCCGCGCGATTATCCGGGCGTCACCGTCGCGAAGCCGCTGCACGGCGACGAATGGGATCTCGTACAGCATCTCGAAAGCTACTTCGTGCAGGATTATCCGGGGCCGGTCCAGCACCTGTTCGGCGTGCACGATGCGGGCGACGCGGCGCTCGCGGCCGTCGAGACGCTGCGCGCGCGCTATCCGGACGCGAACATCAAGGTCGTCGCCGATGCGCGGCTGTACGGGCCGAACCGCAAGGTCGCGAATCTCGTCAACATGCTCGAACATGCGGAGCATTCGGTGCTTTGTCTTGCCGACAGCGACGTGCTGGTCGGGCGCGATTATTTGAGTGCGGTCGTCGGCGCGCTACAGCAGCCGGAAGTCGGTATCGTGACGAGCGTGTATCGCGGTGTCGCGTCGCCGGGCTTCTGGCCTGGCGTCGCCGTCGCGATGACGAATTACCATTTCCTGCCCGGCGTGATTACCGGGCTTTTCATCGGGCGTGCACGGCCATGCTTTGGACAGACGATTGCGATCACGCGCGCGACGCTCGAACGCATCGGCGGGCTCGCGCGTTTCGCGCATCACCTGGCCGAGGATCACGCGCTCGGCGAAGCGGTGCGGCAGGTGGGCGCGCAGGTCGTCATCCCGCCGTTCGTCGTCGGGCATGCCTGTGTCGAAGAGACGTTCGCCAAGTTGTATGCGCACGAATTGCGCTGGAGTTGCACGATTCGCGCGGCGGACCGGCTCGGTCATGCCGGGTCGGTGCTGATGCACCCGGTGCCGCTCGCGCTGCTGGCCGTGCTGTTCTCCGGCGGTACGTCGGCCGCCTGCTGGCTGACGGTCGCGGCGCTGGCCGCGCGGGCGCTGCTGATGCTGAAAACGAGCCGTGCGACCTGCGCCGGCCTGCGCGGCGCCCTCTGGCTGCCGTTCGTCGATCTGCTGCAGTTCATGGTCTTCGTGGCGAGCTTCTTCTCGTCGCACGTCGTCTGGCGCGGCACGCGCTTTCGCGTCGACCGGGAAGGCTTGCTGTCGCCGGCGGGTGAATCATGA
- a CDS encoding response regulator, which produces MRLLLVEDDDLIGSGLEVSLSQAGYHVDWLRDGHAAAAALATTRFALVVLDLGLPGKSGTELLRALRDAGDTVPVLVLTARGTVADRVRGLDDGADDYLAKPFELSEVLARCRALVRRSQGRAGDEIVWRDITIDLTAHTVTRDASRIALTAREWAILVQLVSHPGSPQSRARLEDGLYGWQEGIESNAIEVHISNLRKKLGAELIRTVRGIGYVVDAP; this is translated from the coding sequence ATGCGACTCCTCCTTGTTGAAGACGACGACCTGATCGGCAGCGGCCTCGAGGTCAGCCTGAGCCAGGCCGGCTATCACGTCGACTGGCTGCGCGACGGCCACGCGGCCGCCGCGGCGCTCGCGACGACGCGCTTCGCGCTCGTCGTGCTCGATCTCGGCCTGCCCGGCAAATCGGGAACGGAACTGCTGCGTGCGTTGCGCGATGCGGGCGATACGGTCCCCGTGCTGGTTCTGACCGCGCGCGGCACCGTCGCCGACCGCGTGCGCGGCCTCGACGACGGCGCGGACGACTATCTCGCGAAACCGTTCGAACTGTCCGAGGTGCTCGCCCGCTGTCGCGCGCTCGTGCGCCGCTCGCAGGGCCGCGCCGGCGACGAGATCGTATGGCGCGACATCACGATCGACCTGACCGCTCACACGGTGACACGCGATGCATCGCGCATCGCGCTCACCGCACGCGAATGGGCGATCCTGGTTCAGCTCGTCAGCCACCCGGGCAGCCCCCAGTCGCGCGCGCGTCTCGAGGACGGCCTGTACGGCTGGCAGGAAGGCATCGAAAGCAATGCGATCGAGGTCCATATCTCGAACCTGCGCAAGAAGCTCGGCGCGGAATTGATCCGCACCGTCCGGGGTATCGGCTACGTCGTCGACGCGCCATGA
- a CDS encoding ATP-binding protein, whose translation MISRSIRRRVSAMALGCVIVVWIVAVFGSFRHATREIGEWEDARLVEYASLLVGLSPADLARLARFPPDARVELALGESRSGSDNDGDRLPRDMLFEVRDAQNHVVASNLPADAAGLPDAREPRGAPRTIVIGDTQWRTHTLRDNPSGRWIRVMETLNTRSDLATGIARGIVLPLIVALPVLALLLWYLIGRSLAPLKTLSTLIGARDARSLEPLGIATVPEEVRTLVDAIDRLLARLRQSIVRERAFTSDAAHELKTPLAAIKVQAQVAIATDDPARKQLAMQRVVQGVDRSARLAEQLLLLARLDEYERIPTRAVVVRELVDAAVDRHLAKASDKTIDIVTGDVSERAIDADPILIGILLDNLVDNAIKYGRRGGRIELGVHDDGALQRIVVRDDGPGVAPGEHERLGDRFYRGSGTQSPGSGLGLSIVTRIAQYFGGTVQFEPGIGGQGLGVVVALPSANAAGSMPHSAPAGEHDDRSRAMPGA comes from the coding sequence ATGATCTCGCGGTCGATACGACGCCGCGTGTCGGCGATGGCGCTCGGCTGCGTCATCGTCGTGTGGATCGTCGCCGTGTTCGGCAGCTTCCGGCACGCCACGCGCGAGATCGGCGAATGGGAAGACGCGCGCCTCGTCGAGTATGCGTCGCTGCTCGTCGGTCTGTCGCCGGCCGACCTCGCCCGCCTCGCCCGCTTTCCGCCCGACGCGCGTGTCGAACTGGCGCTCGGCGAATCAAGATCGGGCTCCGACAACGACGGCGATCGCCTGCCGCGCGACATGCTGTTCGAGGTGCGCGACGCGCAGAACCACGTCGTCGCATCGAACCTGCCGGCCGACGCCGCCGGCCTGCCCGATGCACGCGAACCGCGCGGCGCCCCTCGGACGATCGTCATCGGCGACACGCAATGGCGCACGCATACGCTGCGCGACAACCCGTCGGGGCGATGGATACGCGTGATGGAAACGCTCAACACGCGCAGCGACCTGGCGACCGGCATCGCACGCGGCATCGTGTTGCCGCTGATCGTCGCGCTCCCGGTGCTGGCGCTCCTCCTCTGGTACCTGATCGGACGCAGTCTCGCGCCGTTGAAGACGCTGTCGACGCTGATCGGCGCACGCGATGCGCGATCGCTCGAACCGCTCGGCATCGCCACCGTGCCGGAGGAAGTGCGCACGCTGGTCGACGCGATCGACCGACTGCTGGCGAGGCTGCGGCAATCGATCGTGCGCGAGCGCGCGTTCACGTCCGACGCGGCGCACGAACTCAAGACGCCGCTGGCCGCGATCAAGGTTCAGGCCCAGGTCGCGATCGCGACCGACGATCCTGCGCGCAAGCAGCTGGCGATGCAGCGCGTCGTGCAAGGCGTCGACCGCAGCGCGCGTCTCGCCGAACAGTTGCTGCTGCTCGCGCGGCTCGACGAATACGAACGCATTCCGACGCGCGCCGTCGTCGTCCGCGAACTCGTCGACGCCGCCGTCGATCGCCATCTCGCGAAGGCATCGGACAAGACCATCGACATCGTGACCGGGGATGTATCCGAACGCGCGATCGATGCCGATCCGATCCTGATCGGCATCCTGCTCGACAATCTCGTCGACAACGCGATCAAGTACGGCCGCCGCGGTGGCCGCATCGAGCTCGGCGTGCACGACGATGGCGCGCTGCAACGCATCGTCGTGCGCGACGACGGGCCAGGCGTCGCTCCCGGCGAACACGAACGGCTCGGCGATCGCTTCTATCGCGGCAGCGGTACGCAATCGCCCGGCAGCGGGCTCGGGCTGTCGATCGTCACGCGCATCGCGCAATACTTCGGCGGCACGGTGCAGTTCGAGCCCGGCATCGGCGGCCAAGGCCTTGGCGTCGTGGTCGCGCTGCCGTCGGCGAACGCGGCCGGATCGATGCCGCACAGTGCGCCGGCCGGCGAACACGACGATCGATCGCGCGCGATGCCGGGTGCTTAA
- a CDS encoding cytochrome b translates to MPTPARYDAVARFLHWLIVTLVVAQYAIGWTMPEVHRDTQPIGLIAAHLIVGTALLAAMACRVLWRATHRPPASDLPPAMRALSGVTHFALYALLIAVPLLGWINASSRAWAVTLVGVVPLPALSAVGSGFGHAMGDVHGILAWVLFAGICLHVAAALAHRFVLRDQVAQRMMPW, encoded by the coding sequence ATGCCCACGCCCGCCCGATATGACGCAGTTGCACGCTTTCTTCACTGGCTGATCGTGACGCTGGTCGTCGCGCAATATGCGATCGGCTGGACGATGCCCGAAGTGCATCGCGATACGCAACCGATCGGCCTGATCGCCGCGCACCTGATCGTGGGTACCGCGTTGCTCGCGGCAATGGCTTGCCGCGTGCTGTGGCGCGCGACGCATCGTCCGCCCGCGAGCGACCTGCCGCCCGCGATGCGCGCGCTGTCCGGCGTGACGCATTTCGCGCTCTACGCGCTGCTGATCGCGGTGCCGCTGCTCGGCTGGATCAACGCATCGTCGCGCGCCTGGGCCGTCACGCTGGTCGGTGTCGTCCCGTTGCCGGCGCTGTCGGCGGTCGGCTCCGGATTCGGTCATGCGATGGGCGACGTGCACGGCATCCTTGCATGGGTACTGTTTGCCGGCATTTGCCTGCACGTGGCAGCCGCGCTGGCGCACCGCTTCGTGCTGCGCGATCAGGTCGCGCAACGCATGATGCCGTGGTGA
- a CDS encoding DUF4148 domain-containing protein, translated as MKTYIAVLMMIGMIVGQSAFAQSAAPLTRAQVRDELMRLEAAGYDPAKGDDGEYPADIQAAEAKLAEQDRARQAAAAMHAPAPGMPAQISN; from the coding sequence ATGAAAACATATATCGCAGTACTGATGATGATCGGAATGATCGTCGGTCAGTCGGCATTCGCGCAATCAGCCGCGCCGCTGACGCGCGCGCAGGTTCGTGACGAGCTGATGCGTCTGGAAGCGGCCGGATATGACCCGGCGAAGGGAGACGACGGCGAGTATCCGGCGGACATCCAGGCCGCGGAAGCGAAGCTCGCCGAGCAGGATCGGGCCCGGCAGGCGGCTGCCGCCATGCATGCGCCGGCCCCCGGTATGCCGGCTCAGATCAGCAACTAG
- a CDS encoding DUF4148 domain-containing protein, with product MNKHWLVAATVAAISLAGVATQASAQALTRAQVRQELIDAENNGLRFVTDTSYPDVSPLFQRQVEQMPQRQSSTAVGSDPAVSSEAGKPAAMSPRQRPAACVGPASFCTIYFGS from the coding sequence ATGAACAAGCATTGGCTGGTGGCTGCCACCGTGGCGGCAATTTCTCTCGCGGGTGTCGCGACGCAAGCGTCGGCACAGGCGCTCACGCGTGCGCAGGTCAGGCAGGAACTGATCGACGCCGAAAACAACGGGCTGCGCTTCGTGACCGATACGTCGTATCCGGACGTGAGCCCGCTCTTCCAGCGGCAGGTCGAACAGATGCCGCAGCGTCAGTCCAGCACGGCGGTCGGCAGCGATCCGGCCGTTTCATCCGAAGCAGGAAAACCGGCGGCGATGTCGCCGCGCCAGCGTCCGGCCGCGTGCGTCGGCCCGGCGAGCTTCTGCACGATCTATTTCGGAAGCTGA
- a CDS encoding aspartyl/asparaginyl beta-hydroxylase domain-containing protein, translated as MSAAYDYAAGLLRTLYDRHIDGGAVLDTAAFPDAERFMRAWPAIRAEALAVARDMPRIPRFHEIMREQYDISANDARDWRMFIMQAYGQPFSRNLSRCPTVASIVAASPDVLSASLSFLAPGKHIPPHRGPFRGILRGYLVLSMPKRADGTPAAVLKVDGREYRLDEGRFLLWDDTFMHEAWNDSDEVRIVLLLDIRRRGMPRLLTWLSNAVIGVVRLGIRVRGRSIPV; from the coding sequence ATGTCCGCCGCTTACGACTATGCAGCCGGCCTGCTCCGCACGCTGTACGACCGCCATATCGACGGCGGCGCGGTGCTCGATACGGCCGCGTTCCCGGACGCCGAGCGTTTCATGCGTGCGTGGCCGGCCATCCGCGCGGAAGCGCTCGCGGTGGCGCGCGACATGCCGCGCATCCCGCGCTTCCACGAAATCATGCGCGAGCAGTACGACATCTCGGCCAACGATGCGCGCGACTGGCGGATGTTCATCATGCAGGCGTACGGCCAGCCGTTCTCGCGCAACCTGTCGCGCTGCCCGACCGTGGCGTCGATCGTCGCGGCGTCGCCGGACGTGCTGTCCGCATCGCTGTCGTTCCTCGCGCCGGGCAAGCACATTCCGCCGCACCGCGGGCCGTTTCGCGGCATCCTGCGCGGCTACCTCGTGCTGTCGATGCCGAAGCGCGCGGACGGCACGCCGGCCGCCGTGCTGAAAGTGGATGGCCGCGAATACCGGCTCGACGAAGGCCGCTTCCTGCTGTGGGACGACACGTTCATGCACGAGGCATGGAACGACAGTGATGAAGTGCGGATCGTGCTGCTGCTCGATATCCGCCGGCGCGGGATGCCGCGTTTGCTCACGTGGCTGTCGAATGCGGTGATCGGCGTCGTGCGGCTCGGGATTCGGGTGCGGGGGCGGTCGATTCCGGTTTAG